In one Plasmodium falciparum 3D7 genome assembly, chromosome: 14 genomic region, the following are encoded:
- a CDS encoding DER1-like protein, with amino-acid sequence MNFILYIAVIIIYLTNIHCKNVYNIKKLSGKNNYKYNKISNNVKRLSNMNPPYYKRKDYLNIRMNKKTIQNFHTTNQNIHYKKFKNFVNKSKNKNKLYYLYIPNNDTNSIKGKKNKQNNKVLEIYFQQKKLLAQYFNNLKSSFIYKLKNTKIITKLFLSSSLLILTLNVIGLKPEDIALHSKRVLRAFEFYRIYTSALFYGDISLYVLTNIYMLYVQSNQLENILGSSEMLSYYISQISILSIICSYIKKPFYSTALLKSLLFVNCMLNPYQKANLIFGININNMYLPYLSILIDIIHAQNLKASISGLLGVTSGSIYYLLNIYLYDNYNKKVFKIPKFLETYLDSYDTIEIIQ; translated from the coding sequence atgaatttcattctttatatagcagtaattattatatacttaaCCAACATACACTgcaaaaatgtatataacataaaaaaattaagtggAAAGAATAATTATAAGTACAATAAAATATCGAACAATGTAAAACGATTAAGTAATATGAATCCTCCATATTATAAAAGGAaagattatttaaatataagaatGAACAAGAAAACGATACAAAATTTCCACACAACCAATCagaatatacattataaaaaatttaagaaCTTTGTCAATAAAtctaaaaataagaataaattatattatttatatatacctaaTAATGATACAAATTCaataaaaggaaagaaaaacaaacaaaataacaaagtattagaaatatattttcagcAAAAAAAACTACTTGcacaatattttaataatttgaaatcctcatttatatataaattaaaaaacacaaaaattataacgaaattatttttatcatcatcattattaatattaacatTAAATGTAATTGGTTTAAAACCTGAAGATATTGCATTACATAGTAAAAGAGTTTTGAGAGCATTTGAATTTTATAGAATTTATACATCGGCTTTATTTTATGGAGATATTTCTCTATACgttttaacaaatatatatatgttatatgtaCAAAGTAATCAATTAGAAAATATACTTGGATCATCTGAAATGctatcttattatatatcacaGATTAGCATTTTATCtattatatgttcatatattaaaaaaccATTTTATTCAACAGCTTTAttaaaatcattattatttgttaattGTATGCTTAATCCATATCAAAAAGCTAACTTAATCTTTggaattaatattaataacatgTACTTGCCTTATCTGTCTATATTAATCGATATTATACATGCACAAAATTTAAAAGCATCTATATCCGGATTATTAGGAGTAACAAGTGGATCCATATATTATCTTCTCAATATTTActtatatgataattataataaaaaagtgtTCAAAATACCAAAATTTCTAGAAACTTATCTCGATTCTTATGATACAATCGAAATAATACAATAA